From a single Sporosarcina oncorhynchi genomic region:
- a CDS encoding MFS transporter, with product MDFRVFLLAISAITVGLVELVVGGILPVIADDLDVSIGTAGQLITVFALVYAIAGPVLLSLTAKVGRKKLYLIALAIFLVGNVFTYFSPTFTFMMVARIFTAASAALVIVLSLTITARIATPQKRAKALGYIYMGISSSLVLGVPIGIVLTNAFGWRSVFLGIAIMTVGSILLIAKFFEEIPPGHVQPLAEQLKALANKKIIFAHLATMFMLAGHYTVYAYFTPFLETTMQISPYWISIFYFLFGLAAVGGGVFGGSLATWIGSTKSILFILGAFAVSLFILPFSTFSIPVFIIVMMIWGALSWALAPPQQVYIIESDPVSSDIHQSFNNSALQIGIALGSGIGGVVYSQTNSVTIMPPVGGVIVLIAFICAAISLSIPISKKIRASVNQ from the coding sequence ATGGATTTCAGAGTGTTTTTATTAGCCATTTCGGCTATTACAGTAGGGTTAGTAGAATTGGTTGTCGGGGGAATTTTACCAGTCATCGCAGATGATTTAGATGTATCAATCGGTACGGCCGGGCAACTCATCACGGTATTTGCCTTGGTGTATGCAATCGCCGGACCGGTACTGTTATCTTTGACGGCAAAAGTTGGACGAAAAAAACTTTATCTTATCGCATTAGCCATTTTCTTGGTCGGTAACGTCTTCACGTACTTCAGTCCGACGTTCACATTCATGATGGTTGCACGTATTTTCACAGCTGCCAGTGCCGCATTGGTTATCGTCCTTTCGCTGACAATCACTGCCCGCATTGCGACTCCTCAAAAACGAGCGAAAGCATTGGGTTATATTTATATGGGAATTAGTTCGTCACTTGTCCTTGGTGTACCGATTGGAATTGTACTGACTAACGCATTTGGTTGGCGCTCAGTATTTCTAGGCATTGCCATTATGACGGTCGGTTCGATTCTGTTAATCGCCAAGTTTTTTGAAGAAATTCCGCCTGGTCATGTGCAGCCACTTGCCGAGCAATTAAAAGCGCTGGCAAACAAAAAGATCATCTTTGCCCATTTGGCAACGATGTTCATGTTGGCAGGGCACTATACGGTGTATGCGTACTTCACGCCATTCCTTGAAACGACGATGCAAATTAGCCCTTACTGGATTAGCATATTCTACTTCCTGTTTGGACTTGCTGCAGTCGGCGGTGGGGTGTTCGGCGGCAGCCTCGCTACATGGATTGGATCGACGAAAAGCATCTTGTTCATATTAGGGGCATTTGCGGTAAGTTTGTTCATTCTGCCATTTTCGACGTTCTCAATCCCTGTTTTCATCATCGTTATGATGATTTGGGGGGCGTTGAGTTGGGCACTCGCGCCGCCACAGCAAGTGTATATTATTGAAAGCGATCCGGTTTCATCCGATATTCATCAAAGCTTCAATAATTCCGCACTTCAAATTGGTATAGCGCTCGGCTCCGGAATTGGCGGAGTGGTGTACAGTCAGACGAACAGTGTGACAATCATGCCGCCTGTTGGTGGAGTAATTGTACTGATTGCTTTCATCTGTGCTGCGATATCATTGTCCATTCCAATTTCGAAAAAGATTAGAGCTTCTGTGAATCAATAA
- a CDS encoding SET domain-containing protein, which produces MIEVKVSSISDGEFNRGVFATCDIEKGTVFHEAPVIAYPNEEHAYIEKTTLADYAFEYGANHTAILLGYGMLFNHSYEPNADYDISFEKHTFDFFAHKDIKAGEEILINYNGEVDDQEQLWFNEDYDGTANDKD; this is translated from the coding sequence ATGATCGAAGTGAAAGTTTCGTCGATTAGTGACGGTGAATTCAATAGAGGCGTATTTGCCACATGCGATATCGAAAAGGGAACCGTGTTCCATGAGGCGCCGGTTATCGCATATCCAAACGAAGAACACGCATATATCGAGAAAACAACGCTCGCTGATTACGCATTTGAATATGGGGCGAATCATACAGCAATCCTTCTAGGATATGGTATGCTTTTCAATCATTCATATGAACCGAATGCGGATTATGATATTAGTTTTGAAAAACATACATTTGACTTCTTTGCCCATAAGGATATAAAAGCGGGAGAAGAAATCCTCATTAATTACAATGGGGAAGTGGATGATCAGGAACAGCTATGGTTCAATGAAGACTATGATGGAACGGCAAATGACAAGGATTAA
- the yiaA gene encoding inner membrane protein YiaA, whose protein sequence is MNNDSGDLFNKEINQEPKPKMVRRAGEPTAAFKGAALAALAIGVISYLLGLYNAAMELNEKGYYFAILIFGLYAAVSLQKAVRDKDEGIPVTNIYFGISWFALIIAVTLMAIGLYNAGSIVLSEKGFYAMAFVLSVFAAVTVQKNVRDAQKALEND, encoded by the coding sequence ATGAATAATGATAGTGGGGATTTGTTCAATAAAGAAATAAATCAAGAGCCGAAACCAAAAATGGTGAGACGCGCAGGTGAACCTACTGCCGCTTTCAAAGGGGCTGCTTTGGCAGCACTCGCAATCGGCGTCATTTCATATTTACTAGGCTTATATAACGCAGCAATGGAACTTAATGAAAAAGGCTATTATTTCGCAATTCTTATCTTCGGTCTGTATGCGGCCGTCTCATTGCAAAAAGCAGTACGGGATAAAGACGAAGGTATTCCCGTCACGAATATCTATTTCGGTATTAGCTGGTTCGCCCTCATTATTGCCGTCACGCTAATGGCAATCGGCTTATATAATGCAGGTAGTATCGTATTGAGTGAAAAAGGCTTCTATGCAATGGCATTTGTGCTTAGTGTCTTTGCAGCGGTTACTGTCCAGAAGAATGTCAGGGATGCACAGAAAGCGCTTGAGAATGATTGA
- a CDS encoding sigma-70 family RNA polymerase sigma factor, with translation MDDKQLRGNTNDEQIEELMTRFGEEIKRLTYTYVKDHAAAEDVTQEIFLTVYLKLDSFTAKSSIRTWMYAIAINKCKDYLRSWHVRKMTVQDNIKDLLTSKQNGPDKEFEVKEEGSQLVEEVLRLPVKYREVILLYYYRELSIKEISEILGIGESTVKVRLHRGREKLRKPLELLNRGEANG, from the coding sequence ATGGATGACAAACAATTACGCGGCAACACAAATGATGAACAAATCGAAGAACTAATGACGCGATTCGGAGAAGAAATTAAGCGTTTGACTTATACATATGTGAAAGACCATGCTGCAGCGGAAGACGTGACACAAGAGATTTTCCTGACGGTTTATTTGAAACTGGATTCATTTACGGCTAAGTCATCGATCCGGACATGGATGTACGCGATTGCCATTAATAAATGCAAAGATTATTTACGGAGTTGGCATGTGAGGAAAATGACGGTGCAGGACAATATCAAAGATTTATTGACGTCTAAACAGAATGGACCTGATAAGGAATTTGAAGTGAAAGAGGAAGGCTCACAACTAGTCGAAGAAGTATTGCGATTGCCTGTTAAGTATCGGGAAGTGATTCTGCTTTATTATTATCGAGAGCTGTCCATTAAGGAGATAAGTGAGATTCTCGGTATTGGTGAAAGTACGGTTAAAGTGAGGCTCCACCGTGGTAGGGAAAAGTTGCGCAAGCCATTGGAACTCTTGAATAGGGGTGAAGCGAATGGATAA
- a CDS encoding RtcB family protein gives MKKKIYGIHDDNTLRQFDNCLQTGQVAGGVLCADGHYGYSQPVGGVIVYDGQISPSGVGYDIACGNKAVRTNLTWNEIEKDLPRLMDEIATMISFGIGRKNNERVDDAMFDDPDWLVYKEIGQQEHDKLKKLAKDQLGTVGAGNHFVDLLVEQETGAVWVANHFGSRGFGHKTASGFLNLANGRGFSDRAPGESMEQAPTLIDLNSELGDLYYRAMELSGKFAYAGRNYVIDKVLSILGATSEFEVHNHHNYAWKEKHAGKDYVVVRKGATPSAPGQMGFIGGSMGDISVIVRGKDNEANADSFYSTVHGAGRIMSRTQAAGKMNWKTKKRRGGEISQEQMDKAIRDYGVELRGGGTDESPFVYRKLQDVLDAHDETIDVLHVLKPVGVCMAGANEYDPYKD, from the coding sequence ATGAAAAAGAAAATTTACGGGATTCACGATGACAATACATTACGCCAGTTCGATAATTGTTTACAGACAGGTCAAGTGGCGGGCGGGGTGTTATGTGCAGATGGCCATTATGGATACAGCCAGCCCGTCGGAGGCGTGATTGTCTATGACGGTCAGATTTCACCTTCTGGCGTTGGATACGACATCGCCTGCGGCAATAAAGCAGTACGAACCAATTTAACGTGGAATGAAATCGAAAAGGACTTGCCGCGGCTAATGGATGAAATAGCGACAATGATTTCGTTTGGCATTGGGCGTAAGAATAATGAGCGAGTGGACGACGCGATGTTCGATGATCCCGATTGGCTCGTCTATAAGGAAATCGGTCAACAGGAACACGATAAGCTGAAGAAGTTGGCGAAAGACCAACTCGGAACGGTCGGAGCCGGGAATCATTTTGTCGACCTCTTAGTGGAGCAGGAAACAGGTGCGGTGTGGGTAGCCAATCATTTCGGAAGTAGAGGTTTTGGCCATAAGACCGCAAGTGGATTTCTGAACTTGGCGAACGGTCGAGGGTTTTCAGACCGGGCACCGGGTGAGAGTATGGAGCAGGCACCGACATTAATTGATTTAAATAGTGAACTTGGGGATTTGTATTACCGCGCGATGGAGTTAAGCGGAAAGTTTGCTTATGCTGGAAGGAATTATGTGATTGATAAAGTGTTGTCCATTCTAGGTGCAACATCAGAATTTGAGGTGCACAACCACCATAACTATGCATGGAAAGAGAAGCATGCAGGCAAGGATTATGTCGTCGTACGAAAAGGAGCGACTCCTTCTGCGCCTGGACAAATGGGGTTCATTGGCGGAAGTATGGGTGACATATCTGTCATCGTGCGCGGTAAGGACAATGAAGCGAACGCGGATTCTTTTTATAGTACCGTTCATGGGGCGGGAAGAATTATGAGCCGAACCCAAGCGGCTGGGAAGATGAATTGGAAAACGAAGAAGCGAAGAGGCGGAGAGATCTCTCAGGAACAGATGGATAAAGCAATCCGAGATTACGGAGTGGAATTACGTGGCGGTGGGACAGACGAGAGTCCATTCGTCTATCGAAAACTGCAGGATGTTCTCGACGCACATGATGAAACAATTGATGTGCTGCATGTATTAAAACCGGTCGGTGTATGTATGGCGGGTGCGAATGAGTACGATCCATATAAAGATTGA
- a CDS encoding MDR family MFS transporter yields MADKRKLRLVLAGILLGILMAAMDNTIVATALGSILGDLGGVDSYIWITSAYAVAVLAGMPIFGKLSDMYGRKRFFVFGIIVFMIGSALCGLAQSVPQLAAFRAIQGIGGGALLPIAFTIVFDVFPPEQRGKMTGLLGAVFGASSVIGPLLGAWITESISWHWVFYVNLPIGLIALFLIVRFYHEATKPSKQVIDWLGAVTLVTAVVSLMFGLEFGGKQFAWSSWQSITLFSIFAVFFITFIWAETRAKEPIISFWMFKNRLFASSQILAFLYGATFIGLTIFIPIFVQAVYGGSATNAGIILMPMLLGSVAGSALGGILQTKMSYRKIMAISVIAYSIGMILMSTITPDTARGVLSTYMVFVGFGVGFSFSLLPAASVHKMDFRYRGSANSTNSFFRSLGLALGITIFGAIQTKILASEMATGFAKLSGNGGSGVESFGNIQNAFLPETRKMIPPDVLDVITNAMSHSISSTFLWALIPVAISIFAVFYMGPERLEVPSQLEK; encoded by the coding sequence ATGGCAGATAAACGTAAGTTGCGACTCGTACTCGCAGGTATTTTGCTAGGTATATTAATGGCAGCAATGGATAATACGATTGTTGCAACTGCGCTTGGTTCGATATTAGGAGATTTAGGTGGCGTGGATAGTTATATATGGATTACATCGGCTTATGCAGTAGCTGTACTGGCGGGTATGCCGATTTTCGGTAAGCTATCGGATATGTATGGCCGAAAGCGATTTTTCGTGTTTGGAATCATTGTTTTCATGATTGGATCTGCACTTTGTGGTTTGGCCCAATCCGTTCCGCAACTTGCTGCTTTCCGGGCCATCCAAGGAATCGGAGGGGGCGCATTATTACCGATTGCTTTTACAATTGTATTCGACGTCTTCCCACCTGAACAAAGGGGTAAAATGACTGGTCTTCTTGGCGCGGTTTTCGGTGCTTCCAGTGTCATCGGCCCTTTACTAGGTGCATGGATTACGGAATCGATTAGTTGGCACTGGGTTTTCTATGTGAATTTGCCTATCGGATTAATCGCTCTCTTTTTAATCGTACGGTTTTATCATGAAGCGACAAAACCTTCAAAGCAAGTAATCGACTGGCTTGGTGCAGTAACACTTGTCACTGCAGTCGTCAGTTTGATGTTCGGGCTTGAATTCGGAGGAAAACAATTTGCCTGGTCTTCCTGGCAAAGCATAACGTTATTCAGTATTTTTGCTGTGTTTTTCATCACTTTCATCTGGGCTGAAACACGTGCTAAGGAACCGATCATTTCATTTTGGATGTTCAAGAACCGGTTGTTTGCTTCGTCGCAAATTCTTGCCTTCTTATATGGAGCGACATTTATCGGTCTGACGATTTTCATCCCGATATTTGTGCAAGCCGTTTATGGTGGGTCAGCGACCAATGCAGGAATTATTCTAATGCCCATGTTGCTTGGTTCAGTTGCAGGCAGTGCACTTGGCGGGATTTTACAGACCAAGATGTCTTACCGTAAAATCATGGCCATTTCAGTCATCGCTTACTCAATCGGCATGATTTTAATGAGTACGATTACGCCCGATACTGCAAGAGGTGTTTTATCGACATATATGGTGTTTGTCGGTTTCGGCGTTGGCTTCTCTTTTTCTTTATTGCCCGCAGCTTCCGTGCACAAGATGGATTTCCGCTATCGCGGATCTGCCAACTCGACAAACTCCTTTTTCCGGTCATTGGGATTGGCGCTTGGCATTACGATTTTCGGAGCAATTCAAACAAAGATTTTGGCATCAGAAATGGCAACGGGCTTCGCAAAACTATCTGGTAATGGTGGAAGCGGAGTCGAATCATTCGGGAATATCCAAAATGCATTCTTGCCCGAAACGCGAAAAATGATTCCGCCAGATGTGCTGGACGTCATTACGAATGCAATGTCCCACTCGATATCTTCGACTTTCTTATGGGCGTTAATCCCCGTGGCGATTTCCATATTCGCTGTGTTTTATATGGGACCTGAACGATTGGAAGTCCCTAGTCAACTTGAAAAATAA
- a CDS encoding methyl-accepting chemotaxis protein, with the protein MSKLHRNSLMIIFASITILLSIITNVLHRQFNFLSDHLILNRIDSLSGNLIIIRNLLFFFPIILFIVSIVLLRINKESKSLPILITLTMTFGSISIIAAGDGLVEYHFSIFMVIAMIAFFDQIKLIIMSTLIFAVHHLLGYFFIPELICGTSDYLFTLLLIHAVYLILISTATILFIYTKQKSIAQYEETTAQQQATIQKVLDSLNRTSLSIADSTDHLSSSSEQLAGAGLEITSSIQTVALGTEGQVSKLSTGIESIHTISAQIMQINEHADNMNNNAKDTLEQVSRGNETVVSMAEQMDKINESSTIVEQLVNDLSSYSKDIDTYIGLISSIAEQTNLLALNASIEAARAGEQGKGFAVVAEEVRKLASQSNKSASDIQTVILSIQERIGNVSTKVHLNLSDIQKGTELIGVTKEVFEGISKSTNHVSKQISDISLASGTLLTHSDNTHEIMDQVSEITNHFAQDIEMILSTTEEQSAASHELNYISSSLQLLVDELNDLVTIITATLNK; encoded by the coding sequence ATGAGCAAGTTACACAGAAACAGCCTGATGATCATTTTTGCATCGATTACGATTCTATTATCAATTATTACAAACGTTCTACACAGGCAATTCAATTTCCTCAGTGATCATTTGATTCTCAATCGAATCGATTCGCTGAGTGGGAATCTTATAATCATCCGAAATCTATTGTTTTTCTTTCCGATTATTCTTTTCATCGTTTCGATTGTCCTGCTTAGGATCAATAAGGAGTCCAAGTCGTTACCCATCCTGATTACATTGACAATGACTTTTGGTAGCATTTCAATCATAGCTGCAGGTGACGGTCTTGTGGAATATCATTTCTCCATATTCATGGTCATTGCAATGATTGCGTTTTTCGATCAGATAAAACTTATCATCATGAGTACATTGATTTTCGCTGTTCATCATCTGCTCGGTTATTTCTTCATTCCCGAATTAATTTGTGGAACGTCGGATTACCTTTTCACATTGTTGCTTATCCATGCCGTTTACTTGATTTTGATTAGTACTGCGACTATTTTATTCATCTATACGAAACAAAAGAGCATCGCACAGTACGAAGAAACAACTGCACAACAGCAGGCAACGATTCAGAAGGTGCTCGATAGTCTCAATCGGACAAGTTTATCAATAGCTGATTCAACTGATCACCTCTCTTCGAGTTCAGAGCAATTGGCTGGTGCAGGACTAGAAATTACTAGTTCAATCCAGACTGTCGCACTCGGTACTGAAGGGCAGGTAAGTAAGTTATCAACTGGCATTGAAAGCATTCACACGATTTCTGCACAAATCATGCAAATCAACGAACATGCCGACAATATGAATAACAATGCGAAAGATACATTAGAGCAAGTTTCCAGAGGTAATGAAACTGTTGTCAGCATGGCTGAACAGATGGACAAAATTAATGAGTCCTCAACAATCGTCGAGCAACTGGTCAACGATCTGTCTTCTTACTCAAAGGATATTGATACGTATATCGGATTAATCTCTTCTATTGCTGAACAGACGAATTTACTCGCGTTAAATGCATCTATTGAAGCGGCACGTGCAGGAGAACAGGGCAAAGGATTTGCAGTCGTCGCGGAGGAAGTACGAAAACTTGCTTCTCAGTCCAATAAATCTGCAAGTGATATTCAAACGGTCATACTAAGCATTCAAGAACGTATTGGGAACGTGTCTACAAAAGTTCATCTGAATTTGTCAGATATTCAAAAAGGAACTGAACTAATCGGTGTGACAAAAGAAGTGTTTGAAGGTATTTCAAAGTCCACTAACCATGTCAGCAAACAAATTAGCGATATTTCTCTCGCTTCTGGTACGTTGCTAACCCATTCTGATAACACGCATGAAATCATGGACCAAGTGTCAGAGATTACAAACCACTTTGCGCAAGATATCGAGATGATTCTATCAACGACGGAAGAACAGTCCGCAGCTTCACATGAATTAAATTACATCTCCAGTTCATTACAGTTACTTGTAGATGAACTGAATGACCTCGTCACCATTATCACTGCTACACTGAACAAGTAA
- a CDS encoding GGDEF domain-containing protein yields the protein MLQSVLSNLCVILLSHLIISQLVSNREKFGQLTLRYLILLMTSFTVISMFYLPIQIGEYIFDLRLIPLIMLALFSGWSNTVIVLLAASAWRYFIIGGTGAIPGVLFGMVLPTIFTLIYAHYLTNNGKPWDKIILVTICWAISDIPLIFILPDGFSVMKQIFVMRYFSFLGAAILYYVLIELENKQVGMKTQLRFLATHDQLTGLLNKQECIRLAEMKMKSEQKNSSHFIAMIDLDHFKKLNDSYGHAAGDQALIQMAKIFKSVVNDRTLAARYGGEEFIMYFCAGSEKEAMDELSAMHNRIRHTLFQVKEDEAISVTVSIGIAQWPNDSSIQYAIKEADRKLYLAKEQGRDQIVY from the coding sequence ATGCTCCAATCTGTTTTATCTAATTTATGCGTGATATTGCTTAGCCATTTAATTATCAGTCAATTGGTTAGTAACCGGGAGAAATTTGGGCAGCTAACACTGCGTTATCTAATCTTGTTAATGACTTCATTCACTGTCATTTCGATGTTTTATCTCCCCATTCAAATCGGCGAGTATATTTTCGATCTGCGGCTTATCCCACTCATCATGCTGGCTTTATTTAGCGGATGGTCGAATACGGTGATTGTTTTGTTGGCAGCAAGTGCATGGCGCTATTTTATCATTGGTGGGACTGGAGCGATTCCAGGCGTGCTTTTCGGTATGGTGCTTCCCACGATTTTTACATTAATTTATGCTCACTATCTTACGAATAACGGAAAACCTTGGGATAAAATCATTCTTGTCACTATTTGCTGGGCCATATCGGATATCCCGCTCATATTTATACTTCCTGACGGTTTTAGCGTTATGAAACAGATTTTCGTCATGCGCTATTTCTCTTTTCTCGGCGCCGCTATTCTCTATTACGTACTGATAGAGCTTGAAAACAAACAGGTTGGAATGAAAACGCAATTGCGTTTTCTGGCAACACATGATCAGTTGACAGGATTGCTGAACAAGCAAGAATGTATTAGGCTTGCAGAGATGAAGATGAAGTCTGAGCAAAAAAATAGCTCGCATTTCATCGCCATGATTGACCTTGATCATTTTAAAAAATTAAATGACAGTTACGGACATGCCGCAGGCGATCAAGCCCTAATTCAAATGGCGAAGATATTCAAATCCGTCGTGAATGACCGTACATTAGCAGCACGTTATGGCGGAGAAGAATTCATAATGTACTTCTGTGCAGGGAGCGAAAAGGAAGCGATGGATGAACTAAGCGCTATGCACAATCGGATTCGACATACATTATTTCAAGTGAAAGAAGACGAAGCGATATCCGTCACCGTGTCGATCGGAATTGCCCAATGGCCGAATGATTCATCCATACAATATGCCATCAAGGAAGCGGATCGAAAGCTATATCTCGCAAAAGAACAAGGGCGTGACCAAATCGTTTATTAA
- a CDS encoding DoxX family protein — translation MKKVALYIFCLFFATAGFGHFILEPFFTGAMPEWVPFRKAIVYISGVMEILLAIGLFMKRTRKQAGLLIAVFLVLVFPVNVYMALTAENYDVPAIVLWLRLPLQFVLIWWVLKIRK, via the coding sequence ATGAAGAAAGTAGCTTTATATATTTTCTGTTTATTTTTTGCAACAGCAGGTTTCGGTCATTTTATCCTCGAACCGTTTTTCACAGGCGCTATGCCTGAATGGGTGCCTTTTCGCAAAGCTATCGTGTACATTTCCGGTGTCATGGAGATTCTCTTGGCAATCGGTTTGTTTATGAAACGTACAAGAAAACAAGCGGGATTATTAATTGCTGTATTCCTAGTGCTCGTTTTTCCAGTAAATGTGTATATGGCCTTAACGGCTGAAAACTATGATGTGCCTGCAATTGTATTATGGTTGAGGTTGCCATTGCAATTCGTGCTCATTTGGTGGGTATTAAAAATCAGGAAATAA